Proteins encoded in a region of the Alosa sapidissima isolate fAloSap1 chromosome 19, fAloSap1.pri, whole genome shotgun sequence genome:
- the itpka gene encoding inositol-trisphosphate 3-kinase A encodes MPKERRRSLREVGLSRSGICDGSTRERKANLKATEICDELLHMAEQTGSTSGQAEFCGGDGLTARGTCRVPQVTITPEGDACPREMKLEEWGEVNGTLRRKLSNSSISSTGSSTVFEESEDDILSDNETKSKGIVTLEQLVDSGEQTKPWWKLKTIVHLPFLVSQRKRLSWVQLAGHKGSFKSGGEGTILKKFSEIEKQCFERLQGDALVGFVPAYHGVVQSDGEPFLQMTDLLGSFEGPNVMDCKMGVRTYLEGELDRARERPKLRRDLYEKMLEVDRQAPTAEEHNQRAVTKPRYMQWRETLSSTHTLGFRIEGVKKSDGTCRTDFKRTRSKVDVTQVFRDFVGGNTNIVNAYVSKLREIKQALNTSEFFKKHEVIGSSLLFIHDHTGRAEVWLIDFGKTTALPDGQSLQHCTPWKEGNREDGYLWGLDNLIHTLASLV; translated from the exons ATGCCGAAGGAAAGGCGGAGGTCCTTGAGGGAGGTAGGGCTTTCCAGGTCTGGGATTTGCGACGGGTCAACCAGGGAGCGCAAGGCAAACTTGAAAGCGACAGAGATTTGTGATGAACTGTTACATATGGCGGAACAAACTGGCTCAACAAGTGGGCAAGCAGAGTTTTGCGGAGGTGACGGGCTGACAGCGCGGGGGACCTGTCGAGTTCCCCAGGTGACCATAACCCCCGAAGGCGATGCATGTCCGCGGGAGATGAAACTAGAGGAATGGGGTGAGGTAAATGGGACGCTACGACGCAAACTATCAAACTCGTCTATCTCATCGACGGGTTCTTCGACAGTGTTTGAAGAATCGGAGGATGACATTCTAAGTGACAATGAGACAAAGAGCAAAGGAATCGTCACCCTAGAGCAACTGGTGGACTCGGGAGAA CAAACTAAGCCATGGTGGAAGTTGAAGACCATAGTCCACCTCCCCTTCCTCGTCTCACAACGCAAACGCCTCTCCTGGGTTCAGCTCGCAGGCCATAAAG GTAGTTTCAAGTCTGGTGGTGAGGGGACCATCCTGAAGAAGTTCTCGGAGATCGAGAAGCAGTGTTTTGAGAGACTGCAGGGTGATGCCCTGGTGGGCTTTGTGCCGGCGTACCACGGGGTGGTGCAAAGCGACGGGGAGCCCTTCTTGCAGATGACCGACCTGTTGGGCAGCTTCGAGGGCCCTAATGTCATGGACTGCAAGATGGGAGTCAG GACGTATCTAGAGGGGGAGCTGGACCGGGCGCGGGAGCGACCCAAACTGCGGCGCGATCTCTACGAGAAGATGCTGGAGGTGGATCGGCAGGCGCCCACGGCGGAGGAGCACAACCAGAGGGCCGTCACCAAGCCACGCTACATGCAGTGGAGGGAGACCCtcagctccacacacacgctgggCTTCCGCATCGAAGGCGTCAAG aagtCAGATGGCACCTGCCGGACAGACTTCAAGAGAACGCGCTCAAAGGTGGACGTCACTCAGGTCTTCAGGGATTTTGTCGGGGGAAACACCAACATAGTT AATGCATATGTGAGTAAGCTCCGAGAGATCAAACAAGCCCTGAACACATCAGAGTTCTTCAAGAAGCATGAG GTCATTGGTAGCTCCCTCCTGTTCATCCACGACCACACGGGCCGCGCCGAAGTGTGGCTCATCGACTTCGGCAAGACCACTGCCTTGCCAGACGGCCAGAGCCTGCAGCACTGCACGCCGTGGAAGGAGGGGAACCGCGAGGACGGCTACCTGTGGGGCCTCGACAACCTCATCCACACGCTGGCCTCGCTAGTCTAG